The proteins below are encoded in one region of Kazachstania africana CBS 2517 chromosome 6, complete genome:
- the RER2 gene encoding ditrans,polycis-polyprenyl diphosphate synthase (similar to Saccharomyces cerevisiae RER2 (YBR002C); ancestral locus Anc_3.203), which translates to MSSEGSIPGSNSLLSLVKNTFSRTLRSSNCVPQHVGFVMDGNRRYSIKKEIEIKEGHEAGFVSMSRILELCYESGVTTATVFAFSIENFKRSPYEVQSLMDLAKKRIRQLTTNGNLAQKYGIRIRVIGDLSLLDEDLLKEIKDAVELTKDNKRSVLNICFPYTGREEILHSMKEVITERKVKGNTKIGEYLIDRHLYTGGLPPLDLLIRTSGVSRLSDFMLWQVSNKGVTVELLNCLWPEFGPSKMAWILLKFAFKKSLSDRSYTLEKEDESTSDTSLFQTQTMSIKAE; encoded by the coding sequence ATGAGTTCTGAAGGCTCAATACCAGGTTCAAACTCACTATTATCTCTGGTCAAAAATACATTCTCACGTACTTTAAGATCATCAAATTGCGTGCCGCAACATGTGGGGTTTGTGATGGATGGAAATAGAAGATACTctataaagaaagaaatagaaatcaaagaaggGCATGAAGCTGGATTTGTATCAATGAGCAGGATATTAGAGTTGTGCTATGAATCAGGTGTGACGACAGCTACCGTATTTGCCTTctccattgaaaattttaaaagaagtCCTTATGAAGTGCAGTCATTGATGGACTTAGctaagaaaagaattagGCAACTTACTACAAATGGAAATTTGGCACAAAAATATGGTATCAGAATTCGAGTCATCGGTGACTTATCATTATTAGACGAAGATCTcttaaaagaaatcaaagatgCCGTAGAGCTCACAAAAGATAACAAAAGATCTGTACTGAATATATGCTTCCCATACACAGGCAGGGAGGAAATTCTTCACTCAATGAAAGAAGTTATCACCGAACGAAAGGTGAAGGGAAATACTAAAATAGGTGAATACTTGATTGATAGACATTTGTATACAGGTGGATTACCACCATTAGATTTATTAATAAGAACTAGTGGGGTTTCAAGATTAAGTGACTTTATGCTTTGGCAGGTAAGCAACAAAGGTGTGACAGTCGAGCTCTTAAATTGTTTATGGCCTGAGTTCGGCCCTTCGAAAATGGCATGGATATTACTAAAATTTGCATTCAAAAAATCGTTATCTGATAGATCTTACACATTAGAGAAAGAGGACGAGTCCACTTCTGACACGAGTTTATTTCAGACTCAAACAATGAGTATAAAAGCAGAGTAA
- the NHP10 gene encoding Nhp10p (similar to Saccharomyces cerevisiae NHP10 (YDL002C); ancestral locus Anc_3.210) has translation MASKNEEVIQNASDNDLKRKIDELKSRNETLGLAIQRSRHSVKRLKLEYGVLLERLESRVDLDPELRFENPLPNLSSFRDQLMNKPLKRSKGKRQRAKERDPNMPKRPTNAYLIYCEMNKEKIRENGSLDVTRDLAEGWKNLDESGRLPYYELYNEDRERYQKEMKIYNENLKSKSEIEIKNDENEKLPGEEDEVEEEVEEDDTEVGQNGKEPKKHFTSNENDAITL, from the coding sequence ATGgcatcaaaaaatgaagaagtgATACAAAATGCATCCGATAATGACCTAAAGAGGAAAATTGATGAGTtaaaatcaagaaatgaaaCGTTGGGTTTAGCTATACAGAGGTCAAGACACTCTGTTAAAAGATTGAAACTAGAATATGGTGTATTGCTAGAAAGACTGGAATCAAGAGTCGATTTGGATCCAGAACTTCGCTTTGAAAACCCACtaccaaatttatcatcttttAGAGACCAATTAATGAATAAACCATTGAAGAGGTCAAAAGGTAAAAGACAAAGagcaaaagaaagagacCCAAACATGCCAAAAAGACCTACTAACGCCTATTTGATCTATTGTGAGatgaataaagaaaaaattaggGAAAATGGTTCTTTAGATGTCACAAGAGATTTAGCTGAAGGttggaaaaatttggaCGAAAGTGGGAGACTTCCTTATTATGAGCTTTATAATGAAGATAGGGAACGATATCAGAAGGAAATGAAAATctacaatgaaaatttaaagagtaaaagtgaaattgaaataaaaaatgatgaaaacgAAAAACTACCTGGAGAAGAGGATGAAgtcgaagaagaagttgagGAAGATGACACTGAAGTCGGCCAAAATGGGAAAGAACCAAAAAAACATTTTACAAGCAACGAAAATGATGCTATAACCCTATAG
- the UTP20 gene encoding Utp20p (similar to Saccharomyces cerevisiae UTP20 (YBL004W); ancestral locus Anc_3.211) encodes MAKQKVSTKTKKRYRYSSFKARIDDLKIEPAHNLEKRVHDYVETSHFLASFEHWKDINLSAGFTEFAYEVQPMVQTLPQILHYQDIIFEKLLEYIKKQNEKCLQPLLDLLAQFCHDLGPDFLKFYKTAVLALIGLLDSAADLESLNVFEWGFNCLAYLFKYLSRILSNDLRPTFDILFPLLSHSKEYISRFSAEALSFLVRKTNSRNLSDFISHVLQRLQSEQESHFYDGLLTLFTEALTTTPGALHSKAQVIVRVLASDALRMSENEQCVNLFCDIWMNISKHSTVENMEPVTECLIDVLKSNLTNERNAVMQILSVIVYAESGRKISNWDSITWFIGDIIAEKSFISELNPSKVCFFFAIILRNADLKSLTKCYRDIFDFFMHQYQSNFLVFLSMALELSSDRLFSLNGGRFLQQFINDNWGLFSPQLALFIQDLEEKNLLHHKINVSVPHECVSSILSYFHSISEITTLEEFYNIYWRVILMRQATTIDFTALSNLSKLILSSSFLENDFSRDVLGLVIECLSSGNVGEYGEIIYECLARFSEFRKSIFFIKGLNKVLSKFEDKQELNTKIGRCSSLLSEVSSNFSLPNSSIRYETMNLLYTIFDINNQTIPQLLNECKIIEQIPLTLENARDITTRIRNLGAYFSQNSYDNIVITSFIKDIFGLLTVRFSPVWDGISEIIPLIYKRDTSLVWSLLLQFLTISDNNEEVDYYEHIDNTSSDIVLWSSHIPRLEGTIETFISIHSKYHSHVSSMVNYLKEKRGSFVYPQHVRAQSLKLLLSIPHLAEKNSQSFVPFLFNDIESDELFESNEFSAAVWSEQDRNMLLKIVAKFSDMKHIYKSEELYNRLLNILGSRHTEAQKLALSAISSYKIAVINKYKDNLRNLLDDTLFKDEITKFLSEGGHQAIDKADEDELIPYVLRILFGRVQAASTSGLKKSRKVAALSVLPSLKEEHISAFLALGYSRFEYEYFFENGYHVSDSAVLLASVRKLLGFVTIFDATVSILGSKVPHAILSALRPLVYSIAVSYAVSLDPETEAYTLKMAANLRQKALKCLNDVFQNLGDRVQWNEYVSEIYEVIIDPRIETFAHENLQQVSSILKLVVFWTKNKEFYPFLYRDDYSIMKALMCTLSSEHVKEPVVATILDGVHEFMKNPTSDGEYVEVVTLIVTACLELIPKLYKNVVNNQTNSIAVALLLNMAQLGYIQSNETRQHLLNSMLVIVEDNFKKVDRKDIANILDVISLVAREYECAWDDIEPLYKAISNLYKSFSEKELRGSLNSIFLSISEGFPKMKQVSLLLCDLNSYSPRRIQEYDFPKMLSAFKKFIDGSYNSFNVLEWYPIICTCLFFIKDKEELAIRTNAAHVIKKFIDYMNAKDSEDLRTQCAAIVKDTLLPAIRDALKRNTEESQAEYISVLAYIVENSKYFTSLNDMRILLFNGDEEANFFSNITHIQLHRRQRAIKRLGDVADELADNSIAHYLLPIAEHYVFSTEEKYRNLGNTALVTIGSLSNALNWHQYKALVRRYVFIVKKGEDNLKAAVLLLNQISVSFKNSMQDIREIRVVKGGIKKVPSNLSDPEKFVKNEIYPTLNNILAKREEETVISRIPLTEALVNFILGLSKEDTVSLLPGILTSVCQILRSRSEELRESVRTTLSKVTTTLGPNYIFFIIKELKSALKRGSQVHVLSYTVHHLLRALSEELQHTDLDQSARMIVQIIMEDIFGSAGQEKDSDNYRTKMKEVKINKSYDTGEILAANISLNMFNELLQPVRALLSERMGLKNQNKLEELLRRYTLGLNRNSASSSKEVLSLCYEIFQQSQFEKDSKASKVQPKSRSEAEEFFLVNLNAKSHIVQIESSLLVDTLQKFSLDLLRTVLTRHRGLLEVSHVGGFIPVLKESLLSANEGVLISTLRLLVIVVKLDFSDDSEPIFKNGARKVLNLIKDSPSTSSELCQIGLKFLSSFIRHKDIKLKDTALSYVLGRILPDLNEPSKQGLAFNFLKALVSKHIMLPEIYDVINVVRETMVTNHSKEIRDVARSVYFQFLMEYDQSRGRLEKQFKFMVDNLQYPSQEGKQSILELINLIIIKASPDLLSRLSSSFFLSLANLSLSDDSSKCREMATLLLSALFNKLSNGDLVVIKKYLTAWLKQEDKPAFLNLGLRIHKIYISSVDFQEDEEFNVLALNRIKGVLSETDAGSETQWDLIYTALNDFTVFYSKKEFMFEKGYKSIWQNVLGCLLYPHMWVRQIASQIVNDLFNNIDKFEEPFNNAEIQNISSRLIRQLSAPSISEGLATICVKTLVQIAKLWSENQTEYIVSESSTSNYLNAIDYMVTRTSALIRSQENPADSLMSKKSGIQLFIFLLQILSTEQIKQEAEKILLALYMYLETDSRQLNDDEEELNKVSQECLQMLESKLSVPEFTTAYANVKQVVIERRQERKAKRSILAVNAPDIAAQKKIKKHVRSREKRKHERDDSGFYQRRNKKKRV; translated from the coding sequence ATGGCTAAGCAAAAGGTGAGTACCAAAACCAAAAAGAGATATAGGTATTCTTCATTTAAAGCAAGAATAGATGATTTGAAGATAGAGCCAGCCCATAATTTAGAAAAGAGAGTACACGATTATGTTGAAACGTCTCATTTTTTAGCTTCCTTTGAGCATTGGAAAGATATCAATTTAAGTGCAGGTTTTACAGAATTTGCTTATGAAGTACAACCTATGGTACAAACACTGCCACAAATTCTCCATTACCAGGACAtaattttcgaaaaattaCTCGAATATatcaagaaacaaaatgaaaagtgTTTACAGCCGCTTCTGGACTTACTAGCTCAATTTTGTCATGATTTGGGGCctgattttttgaaattctaTAAAACTGCGGTCTTGGCACTTATTGGTTTATTAGATTCCGCAGCGGATCTTGAATCTCTGAATGTATTTGAATGGGGATTCAATTGTTTAGCATATTTGTTCAAGTatctttcaagaattttgaGTAATGATTTAAGACCTACCTTTGATATTCTATTCCCATTGCTATCACATTCAAAAGAGTACATATCACGATTTTCCGCTGAAGCATTATCTTTTTTGGTTAGAAAGACGAATTCAAGGAACCTTTCTGACTTTATATCTCACGTATTGCAGAGATTACAAAGTGAACAAGAATCTCATTTTTACGATGGGCTTTTGACTTTGTTTACGGAGGCTTTAACAACGACACCTGGGGCTCTGCACTCTAAAGCGCAGGTTATAGTAAGAGTCTTGGCTAGTGATGCTTTACGTATGAGTGAAAATGAACAATGTGTCAATCTGTTCTGTGATATTTGgatgaatatttcaaagcaCTCCACTGTTGAGAATATGGAACCGGTGACCGAGTGCTTGATTGATGTTTTGAAGAGTAATTTaacaaatgaaagaaatgcTGTTATGCAGATTCTTTCTGTTATCGTGTATGCCGAGAGTGggagaaaaatttcaaattgggACAGTATTACATGGTTTATTGGTGACATTATAGCtgaaaaatcttttatttcagAATTGAATCCCAGTAAAGTATGCTTTTTCTTCGCAATTATACTACGTAATGCTGATCTTAAGAGTTTAACAAAATGCTATAGggatatttttgattttttcatgCATCAGTATCAGAGCAATTTTTTGGTCTTTTTGAGTATGGCATTAGAATTATCGAGCGATCGATTATTCTCTTTGAATGGGGGCAGGTTTTTGCAGCAGTTCATTAATGATAATTGGGGGTTGTTCTCTCCACAACTGGCATTATTCATACAAGACCTGGAAGAAAAGAATCTACTGCACCATAAGATTAATGTTTCTGTTCCTCATGAATGTGTCTCTTCCATCCTATCTTATTTCCACTCGATTTCTGAGATAACGACCTTAGAAGAGTTCTATAACATATATTGGAGGGTGATTCTCATGCGTCAGGCTACAACTATTGATTTCACGGCATTATCAAACCTTTCTAAGCTTATTTTGTCCTCATCCTTTCTAGAgaatgatttttcaagGGATGTGTTAGGTCTAGTTATTGAATGTCTTTCAAGTGGCAACGTAGGCGAATATGGTGAAATAATATATGAATGTCTTGCAAGGTTTTCAGAGTTCAGAAAAagtatatttttcattaaaggTCTGAATAAGGTTTTGtccaaatttgaagataaacaAGAGCTGAATACTAAAATTGGTAGGTgttcttcattattgtcAGAGGTTTCAagtaatttttctcttcccAACAGCTCTATACGTTATGAAACCATGAATTTACTATACACTATCTTTGACATCAATAATCAAACTATCCCTCAGCTACTAAATGAGTGTAAGATTATTGAGCAGATCCCTTTAACCTTGGAAAATGCTCGTGATATTACGACTAGAATCAGAAATCTAGGAGCATACTTTTCACAAAATTCATACGATAATATTGTCATAACttcatttatcaaagatATTTTTGGTTTATTAACCGTACGTTTCTCACCCGTCTGGGACGGTATATCAGAGATAATTCCTCTGATCTATAAAAGAGATACCTCCTTGGTCTGGTCCTTATTGTTGCAATTTTTAACGATTAGTGATAACAATGAAGAAGTAGATTATTATGAGCATATCGACAATACCAGCAGCGATATCGTGCTGTGGTCTTCGCATATCCCAAGACTAGAAGGAACGATCGAAACTTTCATCTCCATACATAGCAAATACCATTCGCATGTCAGTTCCATGGTGAACTATTTAAAGGAAAAGAGGGGTTCATTTGTATATCCTCAGCATGTTAGAGCACAGTCCTTGAAGCTACTTTTATCAATTCCTCACTTGGCTGAAAAAAACTCTCAATCCTTCgtaccatttttatttaatgatattgaatcGGACGAACTGTTTGAATCTAATGAGTTTTCAGCTGCGGTTTGGTCTGAGCAGGATAGAAATATGCTTCTCAAAATAGTAGCAAAATTCTCTGATATGAAGCATATCTATAAGAGTGAGGAACTTTATAATAGACTACTGAACATATTGGGTAGCCGTCATACGGAGGCTCAAAAGTTGGCGCTTTCTGCTATTTCTAGCTATAAAATTGCGGTTATAAACAAGTATAAGGATAACCTAAGGAACCTATTAGATGATACACTGTTCAAGGatgaaattacaaaattcCTTTCTGAGGGGGGTCATCAAGCTATCGATAAAGCTGACGAGGATGAGTTGATTCCTTATGTTTTGCGCATCCTCTTCGGCCGTGTTCAGGCAGCATCCACAAGTGGGCTAAAGAAGAGCAGAAAGGTTGCAGCTCTATCAGTCCTGCCAAGTTTGAAGGAAGAGCACATTTCGGCCTTTTTGGCACTTGGTTACAGTCGTTTCgaatatgaatatttttttgaaaatggcTACCATGTATCTGATTCGGCTGTTTTACTTGCTTCCGTCAGAAAGTTGCTCGGTTTCGTTACTATTTTTGACGCCACTGTAAGTATATTAGGCTCGAAGGTTCCACATGCTATTTTATCCGCCCTACGTCCACTTGTGTATTCTATTGCAGTGTCATATGCAGTTAGCTTAGACCCTGAGACTGAAGCTTATACACTAAAAATGGCTGCAAATTTAAGACAGAAGGCTCTTAAATGTCTTAATGACGTTTTCCAAAACTTAGGAGACAGGGTACAATGGAATGAATACGTCTCGGAGATATATGAGGTTATTATTGATCCTCGTATAGAGACTTTCGCCCATGAAAACTTACAGCAggtttcttctattttgaAGTTAGTAGTATTTTGGACAAAGAATAAAGAATTCTACCCATTCTTGTATAGAGATGACTACTCCATAATGAAAGCTCTTATGTGTACACTTTCAAGTGAGCATGTGAAAGAGCCCGTTGTCGCTACTATTTTAGATGGTGTTCACGAGTTTATGAAAAATCCAACTTCTGATGGTGAATACGTCGAAGTCGTTACTCTCATTGTAACTGCATGTTTAGAACTCATTCCTAAATTGTATAAGAATGTTGTTAACAACCAAACAAACTCGATTGCAGTGGCCTTGTTGTTGAATATGGCTCAGCTAGGATACATACAATCCAATGAAACGAGGCAACATTTGCTAAACTCAATGCTGGTTATTGTTGAagataatttcaaaaaggTTGACAGAAAGGACATAGCAAATATTCTGGATGTTATATCACTCGTGGCTCGTGAATACGAATGTGCTTGGGATGATATTGAACCTTTATATAAggcaatttcaaatctctATAAATCATTTTCCGAGAAGGAATTAAGAGGTTCATTGAATTCCATATTCTTAAGCATTAGCGAGGGTTTTCCAAAGATGAAGCAAGTATCTTTACTACTATGTGACTTGAATTCATATTCTCCAAGACGTATCCAGGAGTACGATTTCCCAAAAATGTTATCCGCCTTCAAAAAGTTTATTGATGGCTCATATAACTCCTTCAATGTATTGGAATGGTATCCCATCATTTGCACTTGTTTGTTTTTCATAAAGGACAAGGAAGAATTGGCAATTAGAACAAATGCAGCCCATGTAATAAAGAAGTTTATCGATTATATGAATGCTAAAGACTCTGAAGATTTACGTACCCAGTGTGCGGCTATTGTAAAGGATACATTATTACCTGCCATACGTGACGCATTGAAAAGGAATACCGAAGAGTCTCAGGCTGAATACATTTCAGTTTTAGCTTATATTGTTGAGAATAgcaaatatttcacatcTCTTAACGATATGCGTATATTACTTTTCAATGGTGACGAAGAAGCCAACTTCTTCTCAAATATTACTCACATCCAACTACATCGTAGACAAAGAGCAATTAAGAGACTGGGTGATGTAGCAGATGAACTTGCTGATAATAGTATTGCTCACTATCTACTTCCAATTGCTGAGCATTATGTTTTTTCGACAGAGGAAAAATATAGAAATCTAGGAAACACGGCCCTTGTTACAATTGGCTCCTTGTCTAACGCATTAAACTGGCACCAATATAAAGCGCTGGTTCGTAGATATGTTTTCATCGTAAAAAAGGGTGAGGATAATCTAAAGGCAGCAGTGCTGTTACTGAATCAAATCTCCGTGTCCTTTAAAAACAGCATGCAAGACATAAGAGAAATTAGGGTGGTGAAGGGAGGTATCAAGAAGGTGCCAAGCAATTTATCCGATCCAGAAAAGTTcgttaaaaatgaaatatatcCAACTttgaacaatattttaGCAAAACGAGAGGAAGAAACTGTCATTTCTCGGATTCCATTAACAGAAGCCTTAGTAAACTTTATACTGGGCttatcaaaagaagatacAGTTAGTTTACTACCAGGTATTCTTACATCAGTTTGTCAGATTTTAAGAAGTAGGTCAGAGGAACTACGTGAATCAGTAAGGACTACATTATCCAAGGTAACTACTACACTAGGACCAAActacatattttttatcataaaagaattgaaatctGCCTTGAAGAGAGGTTCGCAAGTACATGTTTTGAGTTATACTGTTCACCACTTGTTAAGGGCACTTTCTGAGGAGTTACAGCATACAGACCTTGACCAATCCGCTCGTATGATTGTCCAGATTATCAtggaagatatttttgGATCTGCAGGTCAAGAGAAAGATTCTGATAATTATCGtacaaaaatgaaagaagtcaaaatcaataaaagtTATGATACTGGTGAAATACTTGCAGCTAACATTTCTCTCAATATGTTCAATGAGTTACTTCAACCAGTAAGGGCTCTTTTATCTGAACGGATGGGtctaaaaaatcaaaataagtTAGAGGAATTGCTGCGCAGATATACCCTTGGTTTGAATCGGAACAGTGCCTCTTCCTCTAAGGAAGTCCTTTCCCTATGTTACGAAATTTTCCAACAATCCCAATTTGAGAAGGATAGCAAGGCTTCAAAAGTTCAGCCGAAGTCTAGATCAGAAGCAGAGGAGTTCTTTTTAGTCAACTTGAATGCAAAGTCTCATATTGTGCAAATAGAAAGCTCTCTGTTAGTGGATACACTTCAGAAGTTTTCTCTAGATCTGTTGCGCACAGTCTTGACAAGGCATCGTGGACTGTTAGAAGTTTCTCACGTAGGTGGATTTATCCCAGTGTTAAAGGAGTCTTTGCTGTCCGCAAATGAGGGTGTATTGATTAGCACACTTCGTCTTCTTGTTATTGTGGTGAAGTTAGACTTTTCTGATGATTCTGAGccaatcttcaaaaatggtgcaagaaaagttttgaaCTTGATAAAAGATTCTCCATCCACTTCCAGCGAACTATGCCAGATCGGTCTGAAGTTCCTTTCTTCATTTATTCGCCACAAAGatataaaattgaaagatactGCTCTAAGTTATGTTCTCGGTAGAATTTTACCAGATCTAAATGAACCAAGTAAACAAGGACTGGCGTTTaactttttgaaagctTTGGTCTCAAAGCATATAATGCTGCCTGAGATTTATGACGTAATAAATGTTGTAAGAGAGACCATGGTTACGaatcattcaaaagaaattcgTGATGTCGCTAGGAGTGTctactttcaatttttaatgGAGTACGACCAAAGTAGAGGCCGATTAGAAAAGCAGTTCAAGTTTATGGTAGATAATTTACAATATCCTTCTCAGGAAGGTAAGCAATCGATATTGGAATTGATCAACcttatcattatcaaagCAAGTCCAGATCTATTATCAAGActgtcttcttcatttttcctTTCCCTGGCAAACTTATCACTCAGTGATGACTCTTCAAAATGTCGTGAAATGGCAACTCTTCTACTTTCTGCCTTATTTAACAAATTAAGTAACGGAGATCTCGTCGtgatcaaaaaatatttaacaGCATGGTTGAAGCAAGAAGATAAACCCgcttttttgaatttaggTTTAAGAATTCACAAGATTTATATATCTAGCGTTGATTTCCaggaagatgaagaatttaatgTGCTAGCTTTGAACCGAATTAAGGGCGTTTTATCTGAAACTGATGCCGGATCAGAGACTCAGTGGGATCTTATTTATACTGCTCTAAATGATTTCACAGTTTTCTATAGTAAAAAAGAATTCATGTTCGAAAAGGGCTATAAATCCATCTGGCAAAACGTGCTGGGATGTCTCCTGTATCCACATATGTGGGTTCGACAAATTGCTAGTCAAATTGTCAACGATTTGTTTAATAATATCGATAAATTCGAAGAGCCTTTCAACAATGCGGAAatacaaaatatatcatcCAGATTAATTCGTCAACTCAGCGCACCGTCAATTTCGGAGGGTTTGGCTACTATATGTGTCAAGACATTAGTCCAAATTGCTAAGCTCTGGTCTGAAAATCAAACTGAATATATTGTTAGCGAATCTTCTACTTCTAATTATTTGAATGCAATCGATTATATGGTTACAAGAACTTCAGCACTTATAAGAAGTCAAGAAAATCCAGCTGATTCCCTCATGTCAAAGAAGTCAGGTATCCAattattcatatttttaCTCCAAATACTATCCACTGAACAAATTAAGCAAGAAGCAGAAAAGATTCTTTTGGCGCTCTACATGTATCTTGAAACTGATAGTCGACAATTAAatgacgatgaagaagaattgaataaagtAAGTCAAGAATGTTTACAGATGCTTGAATCAAAACTGTCAGTTCCCGAATTCACTACGGCCTATGCAAACGTGAAACAAGTAGTTATAGAAAGAAgacaagaaagaaaagcaaaGAGATCTATTCTGGCTGTTAATGCACCTGATATTGCAGctcaaaaaaagataaaaaagCATGTAAGATCCAGAGAGAAACGTAAGCATGAGAGAGACGACAGTGGTTTctatcaaagaagaaataaaaagaagagagtttaa
- the MCD1 gene encoding kleisin alpha (similar to Saccharomyces cerevisiae MCD1 (YDL003W); ancestral locus Anc_3.212), whose product MSTEGNHPYTVLKITASNGALAQIWLAANMSNLPKGSVLQTNIRESAEELAKVSGCDIEASENSNSITLRTSGELLQGIVRVYSKQAGFLLSDIKDTLSKISSLFKANARVNITISRSQTVAKVDQLILEDAVTEREVLITPGLEFLDDAPLPSGLLLTNDSVRRNVHGAAPWDMSIEVGRRFEPDNDFANETSGLDLDFDIEGTRSSPTRSWDEGTRHSNNTTFLQSMKANENVAVGNSLIAEADDDFPIADTENDHWDLGIVEDDKQADSTSIGSIEFGRRVDDVSIQENPDFGFDLEIEKEPSNNLNILNQSEHYRSDNTSDMDKQIKKKARRAQNPALNSTTKIVYDETSELSTEEMEDREGLCMTDEKESDVKAGKLAQKRLWSEILLELQYLPNTVVENLVSHVAMKKKRLSPAHNRDTKQPIIDMSLDMNDMIEDSDDGLIDEENKEPESDHFIGIDNQLSDFSFGQTFDGESSELIEENKGSTVDTSNSRVKLISGSFVSRTTADMAEILRETSIDKETMDFKDLLMAQYEREPESKTSKSDASRCFFDMLSLATADCIELKQDEIFGNIRISTKASLFDQFITVS is encoded by the coding sequence ATGTCAACAGAAGGTAACCATCCATATACGGTTTTGAAAATCACAGCATCTAATGGTGCGTTAGCTCAAATATGGTTAGCAGCTAATATGTCCAACCTTCCGAAAGGTTCAGTGTTACAAACTAATATCAGAGAATCTGCTGAAGAACTTGCAAAAGTATCTGGATGTGATATTGAAGCTTCAGAAAACAGCAATTCAATAACCCTTCGTACCTCTGGTGAACTGTTACAGGGTATAGTTCGTGTCTACTCAAAGCAAGCAGGTTTTTTATTGTCAGATATTAAAGACACATTGTCAAAAATTAGCTCATTATTTAAAGCTAATGCAAGAGTTAATATCACCATAAGTAGGAGCCAAACGGTGGCCAAAGTTGACCAGTTAATCTTAGAAGATGCCGTTACCGAGAGAGAGGTTCTTATTACTCCTGGTCTAGAATTTTTAGATGACGCTCCACTTCCTTCTGGTCTATTACTCACAAATGATTCAGTGAGAAGAAATGTACATGGAGCCGCTCCCTGGGATATGTCCATTGAAGTCGGTAGAAGATTCGAACCTGATAATGATTTTGCAAATGAAACCTCAGGGTTAGATCTAGATTTCGACATTGAGGGCACCCGCTCCTCTCCTACAAGATCATGGGATGAAGGTACAAGACATAGCAATAACACAACCTTCTTGCAATCTATGAAggcaaatgaaaatgttgCTGTAGGTAACTCATTAATTGCTGAAgctgatgatgatttcCCCATCGCAGACACAGAAAACGATCACTGGGATTTGGGAattgttgaagatgataaacAAGCTGATAGTACCTCTATAGGATCGATTGAATTTGGTAGGAGAGTGGATGACGTTAGTATCCAAGAAAATCCTGACTTTGGATTTGATTTAGAAATAGAAAAAGAGCCTTCGAATAACCTtaatatattgaatcaGTCAGAGCATTATAGATCTGATAATACTAGTGACATGGATAAGcaaattaagaaaaagGCCCGTAGAGCACAAAATCCAGCCCTAAATAGTACCACTAAGATCGTTTATGATGAGACGTCAGAACTTTCTACagaagaaatggaagatAGAGAAGGATTGTGCATGAcagatgaaaaagaatcGGACGTCAAAGCAGGTAAGCTAGCTCAAAAAAGACTGTGGAGCGAGATACTTTTAGAATTGCAGTACTTACCCAATACTGTAGTTGAAAATCTTGTCTCTCACGTtgcaatgaaaaaaaagaggtTGAGCCCCGCACATAACAGGGACACAAAACAACCTATCATTGACATGTCCCTAGATATGAATGATATGATAGAAGATAGCGATGATGGATTGatagatgaagaaaataaagagcCTGAAAGTGATCATTTCATTGGCATCGATAATCAACTCTCAGACTTCAGTTTTGGACAAACATTTGATGGAGAAAGTTCAGAActcattgaagaaaataaaggtTCCACGGTTGATACTAGTAACAGTCGGGTAAAACTAATATCTGGAAGCTTTGTCTCAAGGACAACTGCAGACATGGCAGAAATTTTGAGGGAGACTTCCATCGACAAGGAAACTATGGACTTCAAAGATCTTTTGATGGCACAATACGAAAGAGAACCAGAGAGTAAGACATCAAAAAGCGACGCAAGTAGATGTTTTTTTGATATGCTTTCTCTGGCAACAGCTGACTGTATTGAATTAAAACAGGACGAGATATTTGGTAATATAAGGATTTCTACAAAAGCATCATTGTTTGATCAATTCATAACTGTTTCCTGA